The following coding sequences are from one Rhipicephalus microplus isolate Deutch F79 chromosome 3, USDA_Rmic, whole genome shotgun sequence window:
- the LOC142803481 gene encoding uncharacterized protein LOC142803481, protein MKYLGVPLDNYRNSGPHWTAAITTIRRKVATWHGRELSIFARAKACNIFLVSKLIYILQVLHCSRVHIQAFHRIFACFIWSSSWEPMRRDNLFLPLEKGGLGLVHLFVRQLVLRFFYLKDVCHPFLLAVLRNRLCYHLPFIHVTTSVAKELPLRGFLKEIVDTVSFLKARFTLEYLYTIDRTNLTAALVNNLFPEPVYRKPYSLLSGHDVLFRVRRMCISPSAKTFFFKLHTSTLPVKTWLNEKSIYVPWTVNCRLCNQPETIEHCFIHCRDAFYFWDILKRMLRKELPITAHGIRFLSFKKSLTDSTPYDLFMLLGLYSLWKSRMIDRHAEPPRSTRSVFRKAAAQVRSVVETFDPVPEWLPVLDACVCLSDF, encoded by the coding sequence atgaaatacctcggtgtgcctctcgataactatcgtaacagcggcccacactggaccgctgcgataactacaatccgccgaaaggtggcaacatggcacggacgggagctttccatttttgccagagcgaaagcgtgcaatatattccttgtatcgaagcttatttatattctgcaggtgttgcattgctctcgggtacacattcaagcctttcataggatatttgcctgctttatttggagctcttcctgggaacccatgagaagagacaatctttttcttccactcgaaaagggtggcctcggccttgtgcatttgttcgtgcgacagttggtgctgcgatttttctacctcaaggatgtgtgccacccatttctattagcggttcttcgtaaccgtctttgttaccaccttccttttattcatgtcacaacaagcgttgctaaggaattgccgttgcggggattcctaaaagaaattgttgatactgtcagttttttgaaagccaggtttaccttagagtatttgtatactattgaccgaacaaatttaaccgctgcacttgtgaataaccttttccccgaacctgtttatcgaaagccatattcgcttctgtctggtcacgatgtattatttcgtgtacgtagaatgtgtatatctccttcagcgaaaacatttttctttaaactgcacacttccacgctgccagtgaaaacgtggctgaatgaaaaatcaatatacgtaccctggacagtgaattgtagactctgcaaccaaccagagactatagagcattgttttattcattgtcgtgatgctttttatttttgggacattctaaaaagaatgttaagaaaagaacttcctatcacagcccatggtattaggttcctttcgttcaaaaagagtctgactgatagtactccttacgacttgtttatgttgttgggactttattcattatggaaaagtcgcatgatcgatagacacgccgagccaccacggtcgacgagatctgtcttccgaaaagcagctgctcaagtgcgcagtgttgtcgagacttttgaccccgttccggagtggcttcccgttcttgacgcttgtgtgtgtttgtctgacttctga